In the genome of Leucobacter luti, one region contains:
- a CDS encoding winged-helix domain-containing protein, which translates to MQLLCLTDRDPAESLPGLDLLPHDVRTSPLSLRVPETLAARYDALLIDGTLDARRARAACMGLKTGIDTPRIVILPEVALTALTVEWGVSELLLPTASPAEIELRLRLLEQPATHTPPPAVQSAGVVIDESNFTARLFGRPLDLTYKEFELLHFLAANPGRVFTRDQLLSEVWGTDYFGGTRTVDVHVRRLRAKLGDHEGLISTVRGVGYGFARARLDDDEETFT; encoded by the coding sequence ATGCAGCTGCTCTGTCTGACTGATCGCGATCCTGCCGAGTCATTGCCCGGCCTGGACTTGCTCCCACACGATGTGCGCACCTCCCCGCTCTCGCTCCGAGTGCCCGAGACGCTGGCGGCTCGCTACGACGCGTTGCTGATCGATGGCACGCTTGACGCGCGTCGCGCTCGCGCAGCCTGCATGGGGCTTAAAACGGGGATCGACACCCCGCGCATCGTGATCCTGCCCGAAGTGGCGCTGACCGCGCTCACGGTCGAGTGGGGAGTGAGCGAACTCTTGTTGCCCACCGCAAGTCCGGCGGAGATTGAGCTCCGTCTCCGCCTGCTCGAACAGCCAGCTACGCACACCCCTCCGCCCGCGGTCCAGTCCGCGGGCGTTGTCATTGATGAATCGAATTTCACGGCCAGATTGTTCGGTCGCCCACTCGACCTCACGTATAAGGAGTTCGAGCTGTTGCACTTTCTCGCGGCGAACCCCGGCCGTGTATTCACCCGCGATCAACTTCTCAGCGAGGTCTGGGGTACCGATTATTTCGGCGGAACGCGTACGGTGGACGTACACGTGCGTCGACTGCGAGCCAAGCTCGGCGACCACGAGGGGCTCATTAGCACTGTGCGCGGGGTCGGCTACGGCTTCGCGCGAGCTCGCTTGGACGACGATGAGGAGACGTTTACGTGA
- a CDS encoding folate-binding protein YgfZ produces MTAFSALPGAVVDPELGVASHFGEPLSEQRALDTGDAIVDLSHRGIVIVDGPDRLSWLHSMTSQQLTGLRPGQSTETMLLDPNGRIERAMRVVDDGERTWLLVDEGSAAPLAEFLTRMRFALRVSVRDASDEFAALLAFAGPAAELLRESDPAVAWQDPWAGVLPGGVQYSRSESHAGATWSAEQFVFPRSALDAIAARVRGGDVRAAGLLALDALEVRAWRPAQHADVDERSIPHEFDWLRTAVHLTKGCYRGQETIAKVHNLGHPPRRMVLLHLDGSSGGLPVPGALVHLAGKSGDADARPVGRVTRAALHHEWGGIALALLKRSVPEDAALEVRGGEAGNDPQAPVTEVFAAAQEVIVPADAGAAREIPG; encoded by the coding sequence GTGACTGCTTTCAGTGCCCTGCCAGGGGCTGTCGTCGACCCCGAACTGGGAGTTGCGTCGCACTTTGGCGAGCCGCTCTCGGAACAGCGTGCGCTTGATACAGGTGACGCCATCGTTGATCTGTCGCATCGCGGAATCGTGATCGTCGACGGCCCTGACCGACTGAGCTGGTTGCACTCGATGACGAGCCAGCAGCTGACCGGCCTGCGACCGGGCCAGAGCACTGAGACCATGTTGCTCGATCCGAACGGGCGGATCGAACGCGCGATGCGTGTGGTCGACGATGGCGAGCGCACGTGGCTCCTGGTTGATGAAGGATCGGCTGCGCCGCTCGCAGAATTCTTGACGCGAATGCGTTTTGCGCTGCGTGTCTCGGTGCGTGACGCATCTGACGAGTTCGCCGCGCTGCTCGCCTTCGCAGGTCCCGCAGCTGAGCTGCTGCGTGAGTCTGATCCCGCGGTGGCCTGGCAGGATCCGTGGGCCGGTGTGTTGCCCGGCGGAGTGCAGTATTCGCGCAGCGAGTCGCACGCCGGAGCCACATGGTCCGCAGAGCAGTTCGTCTTCCCGCGCTCGGCGCTCGACGCGATTGCCGCACGTGTGCGCGGAGGGGATGTGCGCGCCGCGGGGCTGCTCGCACTTGACGCGCTTGAGGTGCGCGCGTGGCGACCCGCGCAACACGCAGACGTTGATGAGCGTTCGATCCCGCACGAGTTCGATTGGCTCCGCACTGCTGTGCACCTGACCAAGGGATGCTACCGGGGGCAGGAGACCATCGCGAAGGTCCACAATCTTGGCCACCCGCCACGACGAATGGTGCTGTTGCACCTCGATGGCTCAAGCGGTGGCCTGCCGGTGCCCGGCGCACTCGTGCACCTGGCAGGCAAATCGGGCGATGCTGATGCGCGTCCGGTCGGCCGCGTGACACGTGCAGCCCTGCATCATGAGTGGGGCGGCATTGCGCTCGCGCTGCTGAAGCGCTCGGTGCCGGAGGACGCCGCACTCGAGGTGCGCGGCGGCGAGGCTGGCAACGATCCACAGGCTCCCGTCACTGAGGTTTTTGCGGCGGCCCAAGAGGTGATTGTGCCGGCTGACGCCGGCGCAGCGCGCGAGATCCCCGGCTGA
- a CDS encoding phosphoglyceromutase, whose product MTNTLILLRHGQSEWNQKNLFTGWVDVRLTEQGRGEAARAGEQLAAAGLLPDVLHTSVLSRAIQTSNIALDTADRLWIPVKRSWRLNERHYGALQGLDKAETLAKYGEEQFMEWRRSFDTPPPVLDDSSEWSQARDPRYAGIDGTRPQTECLKDVIERMLPYWEQEILTDLNAGQTVLVTAHGNSLRALVKHLDGISDADIAGVNIPTGLPLVYEINADGTPAGPARYLDPEAAAAGAAAVAAQGKH is encoded by the coding sequence ATGACGAACACGCTGATCTTGCTTCGCCACGGACAGAGCGAATGGAACCAGAAGAACCTCTTCACCGGCTGGGTCGATGTGCGGCTCACTGAGCAGGGTCGGGGAGAGGCCGCTCGCGCCGGTGAGCAGCTGGCAGCGGCGGGACTCCTGCCCGACGTGCTCCACACCTCGGTGCTGAGCCGCGCGATCCAGACTTCGAACATCGCACTCGACACAGCGGATCGGCTGTGGATCCCGGTGAAGCGCTCGTGGCGCCTGAACGAGCGCCACTACGGCGCGCTGCAGGGGCTCGACAAGGCGGAAACTCTCGCAAAGTATGGCGAGGAGCAGTTTATGGAGTGGCGTCGCTCATTTGATACGCCGCCACCCGTGCTCGACGACTCGAGTGAGTGGTCGCAGGCCAGGGATCCCCGCTACGCAGGGATCGACGGCACACGGCCGCAGACTGAGTGCCTCAAAGACGTCATCGAGCGTATGCTTCCCTACTGGGAGCAAGAGATTCTGACCGATCTGAACGCGGGCCAGACCGTGCTGGTGACGGCGCATGGCAACTCACTGCGTGCGCTCGTGAAGCACCTCGACGGCATTTCAGATGCGGATATCGCTGGGGTGAACATTCCGACAGGCCTGCCGCTCGTGTACGAGATCAACGCTGATGGCACACCGGCTGGTCCCGCGCGCTACCTCGATCCCGAAGCCGCGGCAGCCGGCGCCGCAGCTGTCGCAGCGCAGGGCAAGCACTAA
- a CDS encoding DUF3073 domain-containing protein yields the protein MGRGRQKAKHTKVARELKYFSPDTNYSALERELASESEKHSGEESWAEYADKYNTEDEDDD from the coding sequence ATGGGGCGCGGCCGTCAGAAGGCAAAGCACACCAAGGTCGCCAGGGAGCTGAAGTATTTCAGCCCTGACACGAACTACTCGGCGCTTGAGCGAGAGCTCGCATCAGAATCCGAGAAGCATTCGGGCGAGGAATCCTGGGCGGAGTACGCAGATAAGTACAACACCGAAGACGAGGATGACGACTAG
- a CDS encoding DUF445 domain-containing protein, whose translation MPKSRTRRTLGAVSPADFQRLGDLRRMQAIAVGLLIGMAVVFVVSFVLQERYPWLGYVRAASEGGMVGALADWFAVTALFRHPLGIKIPHTNLISNKKDEIGEGLGSFVEENFLADEVVHEKLSQVSGARMAGTWLLERPNAERVGEMISSAGLGAITVLDDGDVRELIEVLVRRHMIEPEWGPLLGRAAESFVDGGHHEALLDIAAGRLEEWLVTHPEAFDRVVSSRLPSWVPSVVDKFVDTRLHAEAVKFAQSVAADPEHPFRIAVGKFLGDLARDLQEQERLQDQLEHFKHEVFDSPRIRALAASTWETARAALVAMLEDPASDLRVRLVNALQDFGHKLVDDSTLQYKIDVWVMGVVEHLVSRYRHDLAGVISETVQRWDAREAAEKIELQVGKDLQFIRINGTVVGSLAGLTIYTIATLVITPLIG comes from the coding sequence ATGCCGAAGTCTCGAACTCGACGCACACTCGGTGCGGTCTCACCAGCGGATTTCCAGCGCTTGGGTGACCTCAGACGAATGCAGGCCATCGCGGTGGGGCTCCTCATCGGGATGGCCGTCGTGTTCGTGGTGTCGTTCGTGCTGCAGGAGCGCTATCCGTGGCTCGGCTACGTGCGTGCCGCAAGCGAGGGTGGCATGGTGGGTGCGCTCGCCGACTGGTTTGCTGTCACCGCGCTATTTCGTCACCCGCTCGGGATCAAAATCCCACACACAAATCTGATCTCGAACAAGAAAGATGAGATCGGAGAGGGACTCGGCTCGTTCGTCGAGGAGAACTTCCTTGCCGACGAGGTGGTGCACGAGAAGCTGTCACAGGTGAGTGGCGCGCGCATGGCGGGGACCTGGCTCTTGGAACGCCCGAACGCTGAACGCGTGGGGGAAATGATCTCAAGCGCCGGGCTTGGTGCGATCACCGTGCTCGATGACGGCGACGTGCGGGAGCTTATTGAAGTGCTTGTGCGGCGGCACATGATAGAGCCAGAGTGGGGGCCACTGCTCGGCCGGGCAGCGGAGTCGTTCGTTGACGGTGGTCATCACGAGGCCCTGCTCGATATCGCTGCGGGGCGGCTCGAGGAGTGGCTGGTGACACACCCCGAGGCGTTCGACCGCGTGGTCTCCTCACGCCTCCCATCTTGGGTGCCCAGCGTGGTAGATAAGTTTGTCGACACTCGCCTCCATGCTGAGGCGGTGAAGTTCGCGCAAAGCGTTGCTGCGGATCCGGAGCACCCGTTCCGGATCGCCGTCGGTAAGTTCCTCGGAGATCTCGCTCGGGATCTCCAAGAACAAGAGCGGTTGCAAGACCAACTCGAACATTTCAAACACGAGGTCTTCGACAGCCCGCGAATCAGGGCCTTGGCTGCGAGCACCTGGGAAACGGCGCGAGCCGCGCTCGTCGCGATGCTCGAGGATCCCGCGAGCGATCTGCGGGTGCGCCTAGTGAACGCGCTCCAGGATTTCGGGCACAAACTGGTCGATGATTCTACGTTGCAATACAAGATCGACGTGTGGGTGATGGGGGTCGTCGAGCATCTGGTGAGCCGTTACCGACACGATCTCGCCGGAGTTATCTCCGAGACGGTGCAGCGGTGGGACGCACGTGAGGCTGCGGAGAAGATCGAATTGCAAGTCGGCAAAGACCTGCAATTCATCCGCATCAACGGCACCGTGGTTGGCTCGCTCGCCGGACTCACCATCTACACCATCGCGACCCTCGTCATCACACCACTCATCGGGTAG